The window GGTCGCGCTCACGCCGGTGCATTGCCGCGCGAATGGGCGCGGTTGTACGCAAGGAGACGTTACGGGCGGTGCCCATATAAACGTCTGCCGCACCGATCTCTGCGCCTGCCTCAGCAAGGTCGACCATGACAAAGTCGGAGAAGGCAGCCCGCATCAGGCGTTCGGCCTCGTTGGCGCGTTCACGCATGGACTGGGTACCGTTAAAGACGATAATACGGCGTTCTCCGTTACGCTCTGCGGACGCAGTCAGGCCATAGCCTGCCTCGCTGGTATGGCCTGTTTTCAGGCCGTCTGCGCCTTCAAAAACACCCAGCAACGGATTGCGATTGGCCTGGCGGATGCCGTTATAGGTGAAGGTGGTTTCACTATAAAATTCATAGTATTGCGGGTAGTTTCTAATAATGTGCGCCGCCAGGCGGGCCAGGTCTTCTGCCGAGATGACATGGCCCTCCGCCGGCAGGCCGGTGGAGTTGCGGAAGCTGGCCGTTTCCAGACCGATTTCGCGCGCACGGCGCGTCATCATGTCGGAAAAGGCCTCCTCGCTGCCGCCAATCGCCTCGGCGACCACGATGCAGGCATCATTCCCGGACTGGACGATGATACCCCGCAAGAGATCGTCCACTCGCGCGCGGCTATTCACCTCAAGAAACATGGTGGAGCCACCCGAAGCCGCCCCGCCCTCGCGCCAGGCGCGTACGCTGACAGGCAGTTCGTCGTCGAGTGACAGCGTGCCCGCTTCGAGCGCCTCGAACACCATGAGCGCGGTCATCAGCTTGCTCATCGAGGAGGGCGGCATGGGTTCGCTGCCGTCTTTCGAGAACAGGACTTCTCCGGTCTCATAATCCATGATGACGGCATGGCTGGCCGATGTCTGGAAGGCAGGTTCCTGCGCACTGGCAAGACCGCCAAAAACGAGAAACAGACCGGCAAGTGCGGCAACGAGACGGACCATGGCGGCTCTCCAGCATCAGCAGATAAACAGGGACATTCCATAAAACCGTGCGCCGGGCCTGCAGTCCAGACGGGCGAACAGGTTCAAGAGGCGGTTCAGTTGCCGCCGCCGCGTGCGCTGGCGGTATTGCGCCGGGGAAGAAAGCCTGAAACGGCGGCCCGGTCTTGCGGATCGGCGGGCCCGAACGCCTCCACCCTCACCTCCGCCAGACCGTCTTCAATAAGGCCAAGTATCCGGGCGGCGGCCCGGCTGAGATCCACGATCCGTCCCTCGACGAAGGGGCCGCGATCATTGATGCGGACAACCACGCTCTGGCCGTTGTCGAGGCGCGTGACACGGGCAAGGCTGCGCATGGGCAACTCTGGATGCGCCGCCGTCAGCGCATGCATGTCATATACTTCCCCACTTGCCGTCAGGCGCCCGTGAAAGCGATCACCATACCAGGATGCCAGACCTGTTTCGCTTTGGCGTGCGGGCTGGGTCAGGGGATCAGGCGCAACGCTCCCCGCGGCTGCCACGATGTGGACCGGACTGGCCGCAGGCAGGACAGTAGCTGACACGTCTCCGGTATCAGTGGTTTGCGAACACGCTGTCACCAGCAGGCCTGCAATAGCGGCCATAACACCTGTAAAGCGATTGCGCGTTGACAAGATCATCGGCCATCCTTGCGCCCTGCCCGCCCGGAGGCTGTGTCACTAGCAGGCACAGCGCGGCCGGGCAATCGGCCAGATGATCCAGTGCGCGCTGTATGGGGTCAGGCGGAAATGCCGGCGGCCTGCTCTCTGGCTTGCCGCCTTTCCTTGCCGGAGAACTCGACATCCTTGTGACGGCGGCGGTCCGGTCCGGTGTAGTTTTTCGAACGTACAAACGGGCGCGGCGCGTTGATGATCTCGGCGATCCGGTTCCACAGATCGCGCGCGGTAACCGGCTTGACGCATACTTCGGTGACGCCCGCATCGCGCGCCGAGATGACACGCGATCGCTCGGTAAAGCCGGTAATCATGATGATGGGGATCATCTGCTGGTTATGGTCGCGCCCGGTCCTGATCAGACGGGTGAGCTCGATACCGTCCAGGATCGGCATGTTGTAGTCCAGCAGGACGAAATCGTAGGAGCGCGTGCGGATCAGCTCCAGCGCTTCCACGGCGCCGCGCACCTCGTCCACATTACGAATACCGAAACTGTTGAGAACGGTTCGCAGGATCGAGGTCATGTGCGTGTTGTCGTCCACAACCAGGACACGCAACACTTCAAGCCTTCTGCGCTCTCCCGCACTATTATCCGGCAACGCCCCACACTCCGGTCGATCTCCAGTCAAGCTAGGAGGGCAGTGCTGAACAAACGGTTGCTGACCTGACCAGCTCGCGTTTGCGTT is drawn from Glycocaulis alkaliphilus and contains these coding sequences:
- a CDS encoding D-alanyl-D-alanine carboxypeptidase family protein; protein product: MVRLVAALAGLFLVFGGLASAQEPAFQTSASHAVIMDYETGEVLFSKDGSEPMPPSSMSKLMTALMVFEALEAGTLSLDDELPVSVRAWREGGAASGGSTMFLEVNSRARVDDLLRGIIVQSGNDACIVVAEAIGGSEEAFSDMMTRRAREIGLETASFRNSTGLPAEGHVISAEDLARLAAHIIRNYPQYYEFYSETTFTYNGIRQANRNPLLGVFEGADGLKTGHTSEAGYGLTASAERNGERRIIVFNGTQSMRERANEAERLMRAAFSDFVMVDLAEAGAEIGAADVYMGTARNVSLRTTAPIRAAMHRRERDRMRAEIVYDGPLTAPVAEGDEVARLVITMPDGRTREYPLEAASDVRRQGMVSRAMSALVNLVAG
- a CDS encoding septal ring lytic transglycosylase RlpA family protein, whose protein sequence is MILSTRNRFTGVMAAIAGLLVTACSQTTDTGDVSATVLPAASPVHIVAAAGSVAPDPLTQPARQSETGLASWYGDRFHGRLTASGEVYDMHALTAAHPELPMRSLARVTRLDNGQSVVVRINDRGPFVEGRIVDLSRAAARILGLIEDGLAEVRVEAFGPADPQDRAAVSGFLPRRNTASARGGGN
- a CDS encoding response regulator; its protein translation is MLRVLVVDDNTHMTSILRTVLNSFGIRNVDEVRGAVEALELIRTRSYDFVLLDYNMPILDGIELTRLIRTGRDHNQQMIPIIMITGFTERSRVISARDAGVTEVCVKPVTARDLWNRIAEIINAPRPFVRSKNYTGPDRRRHKDVEFSGKERRQAREQAAGISA